A window of Streptomyces profundus genomic DNA:
CGACCGGACGCACCCCGGGCAGCGTGATGTTGCGGAACCGCTGCCAGGGGTTGGCCCCGTCCATCTCGGCCGCCTCGTACTGCTCGGCGGGGATGGACTGGAGCGCGCCCAGCATGGCGATCAGCATGAACGGGACGCCCAGCCAGACGTTGACCCCGATCACGGCGATCTTGGCCCAGGTCGGGTCGGAGAGCCAGGCGATGCCCTCGATGCCGCCCTTCTCCAACATCCCGTTGAGGATGCCGTTGCGCTCGTTGAAGAGCATCCGCCAGGCGAAGATCGACACGAAGGCCGGGATCGCCCAGGGCAGGATCAGCGCCATCCGGTAGAGCGTGCGGCCCCGGAACGCCCGGTTGAGCATGTTGGCCAGGCCGAGGCCGATACAGAAGGTGATGCCGACACAGGCCACCGTCCACAGCACGGTCCAACCGAGCCGGTCCCAGAAGGTGTTGTCGGTGAGGATGTCCTTGTAGTTCTCCAGCCCCACGAACTCGTAGGTCGCCTCGATGGTGTTGACACCGATCCGCCGCTCGACGTTGGACTCGTCCGCGTCGGTGAGCGAGAGATAGACCCCCCGCACCAGCGGCCAGCCGATGATCACCGTGATCACGGCGACCACCGGGGCGATCATCGCCCAGGCGTACCAGTAGTCGCCCAGCCGGTGGCGGAGCGGCGGGCGCCCCGCGCCGGGGCGGCGGGCGCGCGGGGCGCCCTCCGCCCCGGCCGGAGCCGGGCCCGGCTCGGGAGTCGGCGTGCTGGGAGTGTGCACAGCGTCAGCCATGGTGTCGGCCCTCCGTCCTGCCGAGGCCCCGGTCAGCTCCAGTCTTCGAGCAGGTCACGGTAGGTGTTCCCGGTGTCCTGGGCCGCTTCCTGGGGGGAGGCGGAGCCGGTCAGCATGGACTCGATGGAGATCCGCAGCGGCTCGAAGAGCGACTGCGCCTGCGGGATCCAGGGCCGCTCGTGGGCGACGTCGACCGCCGGCTTGAAGAACTGCACCATCTCGTTGGCCTCGACCGCCGGCTCCGCGTAGACGGACTCGCGGGTGGGCAGGAGGCTCAGCTCCTCGGTGATCCGCGCCTGGGTCTCGGCCGAGCTCATGTACTTGACGAACTCCATGGACGCCTCGGCGTCCGGGGTGCCCGCGTAGATGCCGTAGTTCCAGCCGCCCAGCGGGGAGCCCTGCGCCTGGCTGCCGGCCGGCACGGGGGCCACGCCGAGGTTGTCGCCCAGCGCCTCGGTGGCGTCGGCGATCGCCCAGGGACCGTTGATCATCATGGCCACGTCGCCGCCGGCGAACCCGGACATCATGTTCTCCCAGCCGTCGCTGGTGTCGGTGATCGCGGCACCGGACTCGATCAGGTCGTTCATCTGCTCGAAGGCGGCGACGCCGGCTTCGTCGTCGATGGTGACCCGCTCGGCGTCGGCGTCCACCAAGTCGCCGCCCTCGCCGTAGAGGAAGGGGAAGAACCAGTACGGGTCGTCGCCGCGCACATAGAGCGGGACGGTGCCGACGGCCTCGTAGGCGTCGGCGTCCTGCCGGATCTGGTCGAGCGACTCGGGCACCTCGACCCCGGCCTCCGCCAGCAGCTCCTTGTTGTAGAAGAGCGCCAGGGTGTCGGTGACCTGCGGCACCGCCCAGGTCTGGCCGTCGTACTGGGTGCTGGCCCAGGGCTCGTCGAGGAAGTCGTCCTGGTTGTCCAGGGCGGCCGTGTCGTCCAGCGGGTAGAGGTAGCCCAGGCTGGCGAAGTCGGCGACCCAGGCCACCTCGGTGCGCATCACGTCGGGGGCCTCGTTGGCGCCGGCCGCGTTCTTGAACCGGTTCTGCGCGTCGTCGAAACCGACGTTCACGTAGTCGACCGTGACCCCGGGGTGCTCGTCGGCGAACTCCTCGGCGACGGCCTGGAAGACCGCGGCCTCGGTCTCGTTGGAGGTGTCCCAGTAGGTGACCGTGCCGGAGAGCTTGCCGTCCCCCTCGGAGCTGCTGCCCCCGCCGTTACCCCCGCCGTCGCCACCGTCGTCCCCGCCGCAAGCTGTTGCCGCAACAGCCAGTGCTGCCAGCACGGCCGTGGTCCCTATGCTGCGCCGCATGTGAACTCCTTCAACCGTTACGCCCGAATCAGGGCGATATGTCCCACCCTATGCGCCGCGCCACTGCGACGCCGGGCCGAGCAGGAACGTAACAGTGCCGCAAGATTTTGGAAAGACCTTGCGGCAAATTTCTGCAAGGGTGCGCTGTACAGGTCTTTTCCCACCACGGAGCGCACAGTTGTCCGCCCGGCGGACGGCGTTCCCCCCGTCAGGGTTCCGAGAAATCACCACATTCACCCACAGACTCCCCAGGGCGGTGGGCACGGTCGGCGGCGACCGGTAAGGTCCGGAAGCGTGACCGCACGGCTAGCCGATATCGCAGCCCAGGCGGGGGTCAGTGAGGCAACCGTCAGCCGGGTGTTGAACGGCAAGCCGGGCGTCGCCTCGGGCACCCGCGAATCCGTGCTGGCCGCGCTCGATCTGCTGGGCTACGAACGCCCCTCCCGCCTCCAGAAGCACAGCGCCGGCCTCGTCGGGCTGATCACCCCCGAGCTGGAGAACCCGATCTTCCCCGCGTTCGCCCAGGTCATCTGCCAGGCGCTCACCCGTCAGGGCTACACGCCCGTGCTCGCCACCCAGACCCCGGGCGGCTCGACGGAGGACGAGCTGACCAGCATGCTGGTGGAGCGTGGCGTCGCCGGGATCATCTTCATCTCGGGCCTGCACGCCGACACCTCGGCCGACATGGAGCGCTACGACCGACTGCGCGCCGGCGGCGTTCCCTTCGTCCTGATCAACGGCTACGCCCCCAGCGTGCGCGCCCCGTTCGTCTCCCCCGACGACCGGACGGCGATGAGCCTGGCCGTGACGCATCTCGCGTCGCTCGGGCACCGCGAGATCGGCCTCGCCCTCGGGCCCATCCGGTTCGTCCCGGTGCGGCGCAAGGTCGAGGGCTTCCTCAGCGCCATGGCGGCCGAGCTCGACGTGCCGGCCGAACGGGCCGAGCGGCTGATCGAGCACTCGCTCTTCACCCTGGAGGGCGGACAGGCCGCGGCCGGCGCCCTGTTGGACGCCGGCTGCACCGCGGTGATCTGCGCCAGCGACATGATGGCCCTGGGCGCGATCCGCGCGGCCAGGCAGCGCGGGCTCGCCGCCCCGGGGGACTGCTCCGTGATCGGCTTCGACGACTCGCCGCTGATCGCCTTCACCGACCCGCCGCTGACCACCATTCGCCAGCCGGTCACGGCCATGGGCCAGGCCGCGGTGCGGGCGCTGCTGGAGGAGGTCGGGGGCACCCCGGCGCCGCCCAGCGAGTTCGTCTTCCTCCCCGAGCTGGTGGTGCGCGGCTCCACCGCCGCCGCGCCGGCGGGCCGGCGACCCTGACCGGGACATCTCCCCCGTACGACGGAGAACCACCGGGCCGAAGACCAGACCGGAGGATGATCGGGCGGACGGCATCGCTCTGGCAGACTAGTGGCCCATGGGGGCAACCAGCGTCAGTCCTGAAAGTGAACGAGTAGAAGCGGCCGTGTCCGTGCCCGACCGAGAAGCGAGCCAGACCGCCCCCACCAGACGATTCTCCCGTTCGCGGCTGCCCGGCAGACCGCGCATCTGGTTCGAACTGCTGCTGATCGGCGTCAGTTACGCCATCTACTCGGCGATCCGCAACGCCGCCCCCGACCGGGTGGGCGACGCCCAGAAACACGCCCAGTGGATCTGGGACATCCAGGGGCATCTCGGGCTGGCGTTCGAGCTTTCGGTCAACCACGCGGTGGAGGGCGTGACCTGGCTGATCGTCTCGATGAACTACTACTACGCCACGCTGCACTTCGTGGTCACCATCGCCGTGCTGGTCTGGCTCTTCCGCGGCCACCCGGGCCGCTACGGGCCCACCCGCCTGGTGCTCTTCGCCACCACGGGCGTGGCGCTGCTCGGCTACTACTTCTTCCCCCTGGCGCCGCCCCGGCTGATGGAGGGCATGGACTTCATCGACACCGCGCTCGTCCACGACACCTGGGGCTCGCTCTCCGCCGAGGACAGCGCGATGGCCTCGGTCTCCAACCAGTACGCCGCGATGCCGTCCATGCACATCGGCTGGTCCGTCTGGTGCGGCATCACGATAGCCGTGCTGGCCAGGCCGCTGTGGATCAAGGCGCTCGGG
This region includes:
- a CDS encoding carbohydrate ABC transporter permease; protein product: MADAVHTPSTPTPEPGPAPAGAEGAPRARRPGAGRPPLRHRLGDYWYAWAMIAPVVAVITVIIGWPLVRGVYLSLTDADESNVERRIGVNTIEATYEFVGLENYKDILTDNTFWDRLGWTVLWTVACVGITFCIGLGLANMLNRAFRGRTLYRMALILPWAIPAFVSIFAWRMLFNERNGILNGMLEKGGIEGIAWLSDPTWAKIAVIGVNVWLGVPFMLIAMLGALQSIPAEQYEAAEMDGANPWQRFRNITLPGVRPVAMTVVLLSTIWTFNMFPVIFLLTRGGPAGSTDILVTEAYRLAFIASPRDFASSAAWGVLILLLLVLFAIAYRRALRRQGEVW
- a CDS encoding extracellular solute-binding protein, whose product is MRRSIGTTAVLAALAVAATACGGDDGGDGGGNGGGSSSEGDGKLSGTVTYWDTSNETEAAVFQAVAEEFADEHPGVTVDYVNVGFDDAQNRFKNAAGANEAPDVMRTEVAWVADFASLGYLYPLDDTAALDNQDDFLDEPWASTQYDGQTWAVPQVTDTLALFYNKELLAEAGVEVPESLDQIRQDADAYEAVGTVPLYVRGDDPYWFFPFLYGEGGDLVDADAERVTIDDEAGVAAFEQMNDLIESGAAITDTSDGWENMMSGFAGGDVAMMINGPWAIADATEALGDNLGVAPVPAGSQAQGSPLGGWNYGIYAGTPDAEASMEFVKYMSSAETQARITEELSLLPTRESVYAEPAVEANEMVQFFKPAVDVAHERPWIPQAQSLFEPLRISIESMLTGSASPQEAAQDTGNTYRDLLEDWS
- a CDS encoding LacI family DNA-binding transcriptional regulator, with the protein product MTARLADIAAQAGVSEATVSRVLNGKPGVASGTRESVLAALDLLGYERPSRLQKHSAGLVGLITPELENPIFPAFAQVICQALTRQGYTPVLATQTPGGSTEDELTSMLVERGVAGIIFISGLHADTSADMERYDRLRAGGVPFVLINGYAPSVRAPFVSPDDRTAMSLAVTHLASLGHREIGLALGPIRFVPVRRKVEGFLSAMAAELDVPAERAERLIEHSLFTLEGGQAAAGALLDAGCTAVICASDMMALGAIRAARQRGLAAPGDCSVIGFDDSPLIAFTDPPLTTIRQPVTAMGQAAVRALLEEVGGTPAPPSEFVFLPELVVRGSTAAAPAGRRP
- a CDS encoding phosphatase PAP2 family protein, which codes for MSVPDREASQTAPTRRFSRSRLPGRPRIWFELLLIGVSYAIYSAIRNAAPDRVGDAQKHAQWIWDIQGHLGLAFELSVNHAVEGVTWLIVSMNYYYATLHFVVTIAVLVWLFRGHPGRYGPTRLVLFATTGVALLGYYFFPLAPPRLMEGMDFIDTALVHDTWGSLSAEDSAMASVSNQYAAMPSMHIGWSVWCGITIAVLARPLWIKALGVLYPIVTLLVIVATANHFWLDAVGGVICLAAGYLIARVWYGRLCYRLPREVASGGGTATGAERAGPDQ